A DNA window from Aminipila luticellarii contains the following coding sequences:
- a CDS encoding NAD(P)/FAD-dependent oxidoreductase, giving the protein MYRISELKLNLKEDQSIIPQKISKKFGRDNIVVTDYNIIRESIDARDKEHIKRVYTVDFSVNADISSKASKLNITEAPDNHYKFVPFGTQNMKNRPIIAGFGPCGMFAALILSEMGYKPLILERGNRMEERVSDVQAFWQEGLLNEESNVQFGEGGAGTFSDGKLTTQIKDYRIHKVVQELIGAGANEEISYKQKPHIGTDVLRRVVVNIRKKILENGGEIRFASKLTDIRETDGAVEAVEINGKEWIPTENLILAIGHSARDTFRMLNQKGLFMSQKPFSIGVRIEHLQRMIDEAQYGGTETGLGAADYKLSYRCPNGRGVYTFCMCPGGEVIVASSQTGGVVTNGMSYHARDSKYANSALLVDVRTEDFGSEHPLAGVAFQEKYERKAFLEGGSCYKAPKASWKEFNEESVQGNKVRACLPDFAVEAILEAMPHLGKKLKGFDAPDSVLTAVETRSSSPVRIVRDELLESNFKGIYPAGEGAGYAGGITSAAVDGIKIAEKIAAKYRPIQEKQKTEA; this is encoded by the coding sequence ATGTATAGAATCAGCGAGCTTAAACTAAATTTAAAGGAAGATCAGTCTATCATCCCTCAAAAAATATCAAAAAAATTTGGCAGGGATAATATTGTTGTAACTGATTATAACATAATTAGGGAGTCTATTGATGCAAGAGACAAGGAACACATTAAACGAGTGTATACCGTTGATTTCTCTGTCAATGCAGATATTTCTTCAAAAGCTTCAAAATTAAACATAACAGAAGCCCCTGACAATCACTATAAATTTGTACCTTTTGGTACTCAGAACATGAAGAATCGACCAATTATAGCAGGTTTTGGACCTTGCGGAATGTTTGCCGCTTTGATATTGTCAGAGATGGGATATAAACCGCTGATACTCGAGAGAGGAAACCGAATGGAAGAGAGAGTCTCCGATGTGCAGGCATTCTGGCAGGAGGGGCTTTTAAATGAAGAGTCCAATGTCCAGTTCGGCGAAGGCGGTGCCGGAACCTTTTCAGACGGTAAGCTCACGACTCAGATCAAGGATTATCGAATTCATAAAGTGGTTCAGGAACTGATCGGAGCCGGAGCAAACGAAGAAATCTCCTATAAGCAGAAACCGCATATAGGAACTGATGTACTTCGCCGGGTCGTCGTGAATATCCGAAAGAAAATTCTTGAAAACGGAGGCGAAATCCGTTTTGCTTCCAAATTGACAGATATAAGAGAGACGGACGGTGCTGTAGAAGCCGTAGAAATCAATGGGAAGGAATGGATTCCTACAGAGAATCTGATTCTGGCTATTGGTCACAGTGCGAGAGACACGTTCCGGATGCTGAATCAGAAGGGTCTTTTTATGTCTCAAAAACCGTTTTCTATCGGCGTGCGGATTGAACATTTACAGAGAATGATTGACGAAGCCCAGTACGGCGGAACAGAGACCGGTCTGGGTGCGGCAGATTATAAATTATCCTACAGATGCCCAAACGGCAGAGGGGTGTATACCTTCTGCATGTGCCCCGGAGGGGAAGTTATCGTGGCTTCTTCCCAAACCGGCGGAGTGGTCACAAATGGCATGAGTTATCACGCAAGAGACAGCAAATATGCAAACAGTGCGCTTCTGGTAGATGTCCGAACCGAGGACTTCGGCTCCGAACATCCCTTGGCCGGCGTAGCGTTTCAGGAAAAATATGAGAGAAAAGCATTTTTGGAAGGCGGAAGCTGTTATAAGGCACCGAAAGCTTCATGGAAAGAGTTTAACGAAGAGTCGGTTCAAGGAAACAAAGTTCGAGCCTGTTTGCCGGATTTTGCTGTGGAAGCCATCCTGGAAGCCATGCCCCATCTGGGGAAAAAGCTGAAAGGCTTTGACGCTCCGGATTCCGTTTTAACAGCGGTTGAAACCAGAAGCTCTTCTCCTGTAAGAATTGTAAGGGATGAATTACTTGAAAGCAATTTTAAGGGAATATATCCTGCCGGAGAAGGCGCAGGTTATGCAGGAGGTATCACTTCGGCGGCAGTGGACGGAATAAAGATTGCGGAAAAAATTGCAGCAAAATACAGACCGATACAGGAAAAACAGAAAACAGAAGCTTGA
- a CDS encoding Fur family transcriptional regulator — protein sequence MEKNEKYEELLKESGLKNTKHRKTILEFLRSVNQPVSAEQIYCELKEKSISINLSTVYRTLETLSEKELILKHIVANESKALFEYNNRVHKHYLVCAGCKKIMAIEGCPLHEYEKLLEEKTGFIITGHKLDIYGLCPECQKKA from the coding sequence ATGGAAAAGAATGAGAAATATGAAGAGCTATTAAAGGAAAGCGGACTAAAAAATACAAAGCACCGGAAAACGATCTTAGAGTTTCTGAGAAGCGTCAATCAGCCGGTCAGTGCGGAACAGATTTACTGTGAATTGAAAGAAAAAAGTATTTCCATTAATTTGTCCACCGTGTATAGAACCCTTGAGACCTTAAGTGAGAAAGAATTGATTTTGAAGCACATTGTTGCCAATGAAAGCAAGGCTCTGTTTGAATATAATAACAGAGTGCATAAGCATTATCTGGTATGTGCGGGCTGTAAAAAAATCATGGCAATAGAGGGCTGCCCTCTGCACGAATATGAGAAATTACTGGAAGAGAAAACCGGTTTTATCATAACAGGTCACAAGCTGGATATTTACGGACTTTGCCCGGAATGCCAGAAAAAAGCCTGA
- a CDS encoding universal stress protein translates to MKNVMVCVTKQKTCERLIKYGHELLGKEEGELFIIHVAHYQFKFLGNNKEGEALEYLYEKALEYGANLTVVRSNHVLDTLVDLVNKNEISHVVFGESGEAKAADNLIDSFREKIKDRAELIVVPAQ, encoded by the coding sequence ATGAAAAATGTTATGGTCTGCGTTACCAAGCAAAAAACCTGCGAACGGTTGATCAAATATGGGCATGAACTTCTCGGAAAGGAAGAGGGGGAACTGTTCATTATACATGTAGCGCATTATCAATTCAAATTCCTGGGAAACAATAAAGAAGGTGAAGCTTTGGAATATTTATATGAAAAAGCTTTGGAATATGGTGCAAATTTGACGGTGGTTCGATCCAATCACGTGTTGGATACTCTGGTAGATCTGGTAAACAAGAACGAGATTTCTCACGTTGTTTTCGGCGAATCCGGAGAAGCAAAGGCGGCAGACAACCTGATCGATTCATTCAGAGAAAAGATCAAAGACAGAGCAGAATTAATTGTGGTGCCGGCGCAGTAG
- a CDS encoding glycoside hydrolase family 26 protein, producing MKKILAVFVLLAMIFGTTGAAFAESSAMTSEQYSLTDAGAYDLFTNYVDGYSLNVDHGMNVDMRYSSVGTILENTNKRIEIYKQYIGSTGKAGYINYSNKFLSNTNDHVTEYNGVQTINGHTVNIVVWHRNKLSRVANDKNYYICMDIQQGNYCYTIFMKATDPIANMGGYTYLIDHFSTFAPTKAAYMRVAQKTDLDDKNWNDETKAFYQQYFSDESDLTWGIFEPDTSAFDYTMLDYYQYYFDYQFPILLNYSEFDNTYKHPNLKQRLDTAYDHNKVLELTLQTTWKQDGNMVYDILDGQYDEFLRDYAQVVADFGHPVLFRLGNEMNGDWCPYSSYNTSRDTTMYKEFYKYVYSFFEKAGAQNVIWIWNPNCASFPNFNWNDEMMYYPGDKYVDIVGMTAYNTGTYYASTGEKWHEFKELYEGLYYDYCAKFQQPLMITEFSSASMGGDKNQWVINMFNTIKDYDRIKAAVWWDGCDWDANGNVARSYFMDETPALLDIFKKYLKSSWDKDVYA from the coding sequence TTGAAAAAGATTTTAGCAGTATTCGTACTACTTGCCATGATTTTCGGAACAACAGGAGCAGCCTTTGCCGAATCTTCCGCCATGACATCTGAACAATACAGCTTAACAGATGCCGGAGCCTATGACCTTTTTACTAATTATGTAGACGGGTACAGCCTGAATGTGGATCACGGCATGAATGTAGACATGAGATATTCCAGCGTGGGAACCATACTGGAAAATACAAATAAGAGAATAGAAATTTATAAGCAATATATCGGCAGCACAGGTAAGGCCGGATACATTAACTATTCCAATAAATTTCTGAGCAATACCAATGATCATGTGACGGAATACAACGGTGTGCAGACCATCAACGGACACACGGTCAACATTGTGGTATGGCACCGAAATAAGCTGTCTCGAGTGGCAAATGACAAAAATTACTACATCTGCATGGATATACAGCAGGGCAATTATTGCTATACTATATTTATGAAGGCCACAGATCCCATCGCAAACATGGGCGGATACACTTATTTGATCGATCATTTCAGTACCTTCGCACCGACCAAGGCAGCCTATATGAGAGTGGCTCAGAAAACAGATTTGGATGATAAGAACTGGAATGATGAAACAAAAGCTTTTTATCAGCAGTATTTCAGTGATGAATCTGATCTGACATGGGGAATTTTTGAACCGGACACTTCTGCTTTTGATTATACTATGCTGGATTATTATCAATATTATTTTGATTATCAATTTCCGATTCTTTTAAATTACAGTGAATTTGACAATACTTATAAGCATCCGAATCTGAAACAGAGATTAGACACGGCGTATGATCACAATAAGGTCCTGGAGCTTACCCTGCAGACCACGTGGAAGCAGGACGGAAACATGGTATACGACATACTGGACGGACAGTATGATGAATTTTTAAGGGATTATGCTCAGGTCGTTGCAGATTTTGGACATCCTGTTCTGTTTCGTTTGGGCAATGAAATGAATGGAGACTGGTGCCCGTATTCCAGCTACAATACATCAAGAGATACGACCATGTATAAAGAGTTCTACAAATATGTGTACAGCTTTTTCGAAAAGGCCGGCGCACAGAATGTCATCTGGATTTGGAATCCAAACTGTGCTTCCTTCCCGAACTTCAACTGGAATGATGAAATGATGTATTATCCCGGAGATAAATATGTGGATATTGTAGGTATGACGGCGTATAATACCGGCACCTACTACGCTTCCACCGGGGAGAAGTGGCACGAATTTAAAGAGCTGTATGAGGGACTTTATTATGATTACTGTGCGAAATTTCAGCAGCCGCTGATGATCACAGAGTTCTCCAGTGCCAGCATGGGCGGAGATAAGAACCAATGGGTCATTAACATGTTCAATACCATAAAAGATTATGACCGCATCAAAGCTGCCGTATGGTGGGATGGATGTGACTGGGACGCAAACGGAAACGTAGCCAGATCTTATTTTATGGATGAAACACCGGCTCTGCTGGATATTTTTAAAAAGTATTTAAAGAGCTCATGGGACAAAGATGTGTATGCATAA
- a CDS encoding aminoacetone oxidase family FAD-binding enzyme — MGNNQKCTKSLYDIFFDICIIGGGASGLAAAISIMEQNPTLSVCIIEKKEDIGKKLLATGNGRCNITNSSCEEYEEVKSFLYSSGIMLKEEEEGRVYPRSEQAAAVTELLKWRAKKLNITIFTNCQVLSIIKVKREEQKEFNIHIDCAEEKVFIPCRKVIMSCGGKSAPQFGTTGDGYAIAKAFGHTVSKLHPALMPIQCEGIKKSLKGIRAKGKVTLLKNEKPIAEECGEIQFTEEGLSGICIFNLTRYLILEQPESIDLDEAFKKYTVEIDFLPEMEEDEVIEFLKERRFVMAAVPAPLYLASVINMELGEQIISEVLGDKTSTVGNITYEGIEEIAMLLKSSRYTVTGAKGWREAQCTGGGVLLDEVCMDTMESKMEEGLYFAGEILDYDGPCGGYNLHHAWLTGIKAGKSAAKALAQKTVIGE; from the coding sequence ATGGGTAATAATCAAAAATGTACGAAATCGTTGTATGATATTTTCTTTGACATATGCATTATTGGGGGCGGAGCCTCCGGCTTGGCGGCAGCCATCAGCATCATGGAACAGAACCCCACGCTAAGCGTCTGCATCATAGAAAAGAAAGAAGACATAGGCAAAAAACTTCTCGCCACAGGAAATGGCAGATGTAATATTACAAATTCTTCCTGTGAGGAATATGAAGAAGTAAAGAGCTTTTTATACAGCAGCGGTATCATGCTGAAAGAGGAGGAGGAAGGCCGTGTCTATCCTCGAAGCGAACAGGCTGCCGCAGTGACAGAGCTTCTGAAATGGCGGGCTAAAAAGCTGAACATCACCATTTTTACCAATTGTCAGGTATTGAGCATTATAAAAGTCAAAAGAGAAGAACAAAAAGAGTTCAATATACATATTGACTGTGCGGAAGAAAAAGTCTTTATACCGTGCAGAAAAGTAATCATGTCCTGCGGAGGCAAATCCGCCCCTCAGTTCGGAACCACAGGCGACGGCTATGCAATAGCCAAAGCCTTCGGACATACTGTTTCAAAATTACACCCGGCTCTTATGCCGATCCAATGCGAGGGAATAAAAAAATCTTTAAAGGGTATAAGAGCAAAGGGAAAGGTTACCTTATTGAAGAATGAAAAGCCTATCGCCGAAGAGTGCGGAGAAATACAATTTACGGAGGAGGGACTGTCCGGTATCTGTATTTTTAATTTGACCAGATACCTTATATTGGAACAACCGGAAAGCATAGACTTAGACGAAGCTTTCAAAAAATATACCGTTGAAATAGATTTTCTGCCGGAGATGGAGGAAGACGAAGTGATCGAGTTTTTAAAGGAGAGAAGATTCGTGATGGCGGCCGTTCCCGCACCGCTGTATCTGGCTTCCGTTATCAATATGGAGCTGGGAGAACAGATCATATCGGAAGTACTGGGAGACAAGACCAGTACCGTAGGAAATATAACGTATGAAGGTATAGAAGAAATCGCCATGCTGCTAAAAAGCAGCAGATATACGGTGACCGGGGCAAAAGGCTGGAGAGAGGCTCAATGCACAGGAGGCGGAGTCCTTCTGGATGAGGTCTGCATGGATACTATGGAATCCAAGATGGAAGAAGGACTTTATTTTGCCGGTGAAATCCTTGACTATGACGGTCCTTGCGGCGGATACAATCTGCACCATGCATGGCTTACCGGAATAAAGGCGGGGAAAAGTGCGGCGAAAGCTCTTGCGCAGAAGACCGTAATAGGAGAATAA
- a CDS encoding DEAD/DEAH box helicase → MENLNFNELNLSDAMKKALDFMGFEEATPIQSKAIPVVMAGHDVIGQAQTGTGKTCAFGIPAVEMIDTKHQGVQVLVLCPTRELAIQVSEEFRNLCKYKKGIKSLAIYGGQSIDRQIMALKGKPQIIIGTPGRIMDHMRRHTLKFQNLKMAVLDEADEMLNMGFREDIDTIFSQIPEERQTMLFSATMPKGILDIAELYMNHPEHVVTLQKEVTIDTIDQYYIEVRENSKLELLCRLIDSKNIKLGIIFCNTKWKVDELCTSLQARGYSAEALHGDMKQRERDRVMNKFRKGQVELLIATDVAARGIDVNDVEAVFNYDIPTDTEYYVHRIGRTGRAGKKGVSYSFVFGRDIYKLKDIERYTKSRISRTKPPTVSSIEAVRMQSATEEVMAALAAGGFSKYTEAIERILEESDDITTLDIAAALFKMKFSELDSRSYEESELDNDFTLNKRDKFKDVVKYRGEGSHQKGRGGYGSDKNRGRDRRRDSGRGKDGAGRDGRSRSQSRKKPNN, encoded by the coding sequence ATGGAAAACTTAAATTTTAATGAGTTAAATTTATCCGATGCAATGAAAAAAGCATTGGATTTTATGGGCTTTGAAGAGGCGACTCCCATCCAGTCAAAGGCCATTCCGGTGGTCATGGCAGGACATGATGTGATCGGGCAGGCACAGACCGGTACGGGGAAGACCTGTGCGTTTGGAATCCCTGCGGTAGAAATGATCGATACGAAACATCAGGGCGTGCAGGTGCTTGTTCTATGCCCCACCAGAGAACTTGCCATTCAGGTATCCGAAGAGTTCAGAAACCTTTGTAAATATAAAAAAGGAATTAAGTCTTTAGCTATTTATGGCGGACAGTCCATCGACAGACAGATTATGGCGTTAAAGGGCAAGCCGCAGATTATTATAGGCACACCCGGCAGGATTATGGATCACATGCGAAGACATACCTTGAAATTTCAGAATCTGAAGATGGCCGTACTGGACGAAGCGGATGAAATGCTTAATATGGGATTTCGGGAGGATATCGATACGATTTTTTCTCAGATTCCGGAAGAAAGACAGACGATGCTTTTTTCCGCTACCATGCCGAAGGGGATTTTGGATATTGCCGAATTATATATGAATCATCCGGAGCATGTGGTAACCCTACAGAAAGAGGTCACCATTGACACCATAGACCAATATTATATTGAAGTCAGAGAAAATTCCAAGCTGGAATTGCTCTGCCGATTGATCGACTCCAAGAATATCAAGCTTGGCATTATTTTCTGCAATACGAAGTGGAAGGTAGACGAGCTTTGTACCTCTCTCCAGGCTCGGGGGTATTCTGCGGAAGCACTGCACGGGGATATGAAACAGCGGGAACGTGACCGCGTCATGAATAAATTCAGAAAAGGTCAGGTAGAGCTGCTGATTGCTACGGATGTTGCCGCAAGAGGAATCGATGTCAACGACGTAGAAGCGGTATTTAACTATGATATACCAACGGATACCGAGTATTATGTTCACCGGATCGGACGAACGGGCAGAGCCGGAAAGAAAGGGGTTTCGTATTCCTTTGTGTTCGGCAGGGACATTTATAAATTAAAAGATATTGAACGATATACGAAGTCGAGGATTTCCAGAACCAAACCTCCTACGGTTTCCAGCATTGAAGCCGTGAGGATGCAATCTGCCACGGAGGAAGTCATGGCAGCGCTTGCGGCCGGCGGATTTTCCAAATATACGGAAGCCATCGAAAGGATTCTGGAGGAATCCGACGATATCACCACGCTGGATATTGCAGCTGCCCTGTTTAAAATGAAGTTCAGCGAGCTGGACAGCAGAAGCTACGAAGAGTCCGAGCTGGACAATGATTTTACACTCAACAAGAGAGACAAATTTAAAGATGTAGTAAAATATAGAGGAGAAGGAAGCCATCAAAAGGGCAGAGGCGGATACGGCTCAGATAAGAACCGCGGCAGAGACAGAAGACGCGATTCCGGAAGAGGGAAAGACGGAGCCGGCAGAGACGGAAGAAGCCGATCTCAGAGCAGAAAAAAGCCAAACAATTAA
- a CDS encoding cob(I)yrinic acid a,c-diamide adenosyltransferase, which yields MEKGYVQVYTGNGKGKTTAAFGLALRAAMSGKRVYIGQFIKGMAYEETKCTAVIPQIKIERFGTSCLIDREPNEDDKKRAETGLMRCREALCSGEYEVVILDEITIALFFHLLSEKEVLSAVQARDAKVEVILTGRYASEGILEAADLVSEMKEIKHYYTQGVLSRKGIDC from the coding sequence ATGGAAAAAGGATATGTTCAAGTCTATACGGGAAATGGAAAAGGAAAGACGACAGCGGCCTTTGGATTGGCTTTAAGAGCAGCGATGTCCGGGAAAAGGGTCTATATCGGGCAGTTTATCAAGGGAATGGCTTATGAAGAGACCAAGTGCACTGCAGTGATTCCTCAGATCAAGATAGAACGGTTCGGAACGAGCTGTCTGATTGACCGAGAACCCAATGAGGATGATAAGAAGCGTGCGGAGACAGGCCTTATGCGCTGCAGAGAAGCTCTTTGCAGCGGGGAATATGAAGTGGTCATATTGGATGAAATCACCATTGCCCTGTTTTTTCATCTGCTCTCAGAAAAAGAAGTCCTCTCTGCCGTTCAGGCCCGAGATGCGAAGGTAGAAGTGATTCTTACGGGGCGGTATGCTTCGGAGGGGATTCTTGAAGCCGCTGATCTGGTCAGTGAGATGAAGGAAATAAAACATTATTATACCCAAGGAGTCCTTTCCCGAAAGGGTATTGACTGTTAG
- a CDS encoding CpXC domain-containing protein, with protein sequence MSKCITNEIECPECGNKQNFVRWQSILADIDPQLKEKVLNGELFVFHCEKCGKKFPITYPCLYHDMGKHLMVYLTTEQEAIEEMNKILFQSPETFEMQAKQGYVYRAVGTVNEMAEKIMIHDMKLDDRVIEIIKMLILFKSGNEGMDVDSIAGMFYYPGKDGQHQIVIMFNDGKQSFIPIEQNLIKETMDNLKESIEENTKEGYQAINVEWVGKILA encoded by the coding sequence ATGTCAAAATGTATAACCAATGAAATCGAGTGCCCTGAGTGCGGAAATAAGCAGAATTTCGTACGGTGGCAGAGCATTCTGGCAGACATCGACCCCCAGCTGAAAGAAAAAGTCCTGAACGGTGAGCTGTTTGTCTTTCACTGTGAGAAATGCGGAAAAAAATTCCCTATAACATATCCTTGTCTATACCACGATATGGGGAAGCATCTGATGGTATATTTAACGACCGAGCAGGAGGCCATAGAGGAAATGAATAAAATTCTGTTCCAGTCTCCGGAAACTTTTGAAATGCAGGCAAAACAGGGATATGTGTATCGAGCGGTGGGCACGGTGAATGAAATGGCCGAGAAAATCATGATACACGACATGAAGCTGGATGACCGGGTGATAGAGATCATCAAAATGCTGATTTTATTCAAATCAGGCAATGAGGGCATGGATGTAGACAGCATTGCGGGCATGTTCTATTATCCGGGAAAGGACGGACAGCACCAGATCGTCATTATGTTCAACGACGGAAAGCAATCCTTTATCCCCATTGAGCAGAATTTGATCAAGGAAACTATGGACAACCTGAAGGAATCCATTGAAGAAAACACCAAGGAAGGCTATCAGGCCATCAACGTGGAATGGGTCGGCAAAATATTAGCATAG
- the dinB gene encoding DNA polymerase IV produces the protein MDRTIIHCDMNGFFASVELLARPDLKSVPMAVSGNPESRHGIILAKNELAKKYGVVTAETIWSAKKKCPGLQLVRPHHDKYKKYSRMINDIYFRFTDMVEPFSIDESWLDVTGSLKLFGSGVQIADQIRETVKQELGLTLSAGVSYNKIFAKMGSEYKKPDATTVIDRTNFKELLWPMDISDMFFVGSATADKLKRMGILTIGDLASSHREVLQGLLGKQGGLLHDYANGLDDSPVASSYDKRQIKSVGNGITFKRNLISSEDVQTALKALSDTVSSRLRADHLKAAGIKLDIKDPYFKTISRQKQLDSATNITDEIYAAAYSLLLASWKLGNPIRLLTVTGINLTDENESEQLSLFAKDVQSREKNTNLDKTMDAIRGKFGGQAITFGGILKNDLGIGHLDKEEEQEKK, from the coding sequence ATGGACAGAACGATTATACACTGCGACATGAACGGATTTTTTGCATCGGTCGAATTGCTCGCAAGGCCTGATTTAAAAAGCGTACCTATGGCGGTGAGCGGTAACCCGGAAAGCAGGCACGGCATTATACTGGCAAAAAACGAACTGGCAAAAAAATATGGGGTCGTGACTGCCGAGACCATTTGGTCTGCCAAAAAGAAATGTCCCGGCTTGCAGCTTGTCCGCCCTCATCACGATAAATATAAAAAATATTCCCGGATGATCAATGACATCTACTTTCGTTTTACCGATATGGTAGAACCTTTCAGTATTGACGAGTCTTGGCTTGATGTGACGGGAAGTCTGAAGCTCTTCGGAAGCGGTGTTCAAATTGCGGACCAGATCCGTGAAACAGTAAAGCAGGAGCTGGGGCTGACCCTTTCCGCCGGCGTATCTTACAACAAAATTTTCGCAAAGATGGGCAGTGAATATAAAAAACCGGATGCCACCACTGTGATCGACCGGACAAATTTCAAAGAATTGCTTTGGCCCATGGATATTTCAGACATGTTCTTCGTGGGTTCTGCGACGGCAGATAAATTGAAACGCATGGGAATCCTGACGATCGGTGATTTAGCTTCTTCTCATAGAGAGGTTCTGCAGGGCCTGCTTGGCAAACAGGGCGGTCTTCTCCACGATTATGCCAACGGCCTGGATGACAGCCCGGTCGCAAGCTCCTATGACAAACGGCAGATAAAATCCGTGGGAAACGGCATCACTTTTAAGAGAAACCTGATTTCCTCCGAGGATGTACAGACCGCATTGAAAGCCCTTTCAGATACGGTTTCCAGCCGCCTGCGTGCAGACCATCTGAAAGCCGCCGGGATTAAGCTGGATATTAAGGATCCGTATTTTAAGACCATTTCAAGGCAAAAGCAGCTGGACTCGGCCACCAATATTACAGATGAAATCTATGCGGCCGCTTATTCCCTCCTACTGGCTTCCTGGAAACTGGGAAATCCCATCCGCCTGTTGACGGTAACCGGCATCAACCTCACAGATGAAAATGAGTCCGAGCAGCTCAGCCTGTTTGCAAAGGACGTACAGTCCCGGGAGAAAAACACTAATTTAGATAAGACCATGGATGCCATACGGGGAAAATTCGGCGGACAGGCTATCACCTTTGGCGGAATTCTAAAAAATGATTTGGGGATCGGACACTTGGATAAAGAAGAAGAGCAGGAAAAAAAATAA
- a CDS encoding HdeD family acid-resistance protein, whose product MRVLTIISGVMLILTGLWCIANQGVAFAALAFVLGTAMVINGAVVAAALIKTKKRPDGLGWVLSDALVGIILGCIVLSNQLATDLMILMFFGMWMLFSGCSRLVGALTLKKQENKSWSWTMGLGLICTLSGIYSFFNFNAGGIALGILIGIFFLMQGTNVLIFGISLPHVKRRHHLTYRERDKEARQEKR is encoded by the coding sequence GTGAGAGTTTTAACAATTATTTCAGGAGTGATGCTGATCCTGACGGGATTGTGGTGCATAGCCAATCAAGGGGTGGCTTTTGCGGCACTGGCCTTTGTGCTGGGAACCGCCATGGTGATTAACGGTGCGGTCGTAGCGGCAGCACTGATCAAGACGAAAAAAAGACCGGACGGATTGGGCTGGGTCTTATCGGATGCGCTGGTGGGAATCATTTTAGGCTGCATCGTACTGTCGAACCAGCTGGCAACGGATCTAATGATTCTGATGTTTTTCGGCATGTGGATGCTGTTTTCCGGGTGCAGCCGTCTGGTGGGGGCGCTGACTTTAAAGAAACAGGAAAACAAATCCTGGAGTTGGACTATGGGCTTGGGACTGATTTGTACCTTGTCCGGAATCTATTCTTTTTTTAACTTTAATGCTGGCGGGATAGCCTTAGGAATATTAATAGGAATATTCTTTTTAATGCAGGGTACGAATGTGTTAATATTTGGTATTTCTCTTCCTCATGTCAAAAGGCGTCATCATCTTACATACAGAGAAAGAGATAAGGAAGCAAGACAGGAAAAACGCTAG